One segment of Phaeacidiphilus oryzae TH49 DNA contains the following:
- a CDS encoding MarR family winged helix-turn-helix transcriptional regulator: MKEEDIELLRAQLKLLQRRLREEALPVTGLSLTAARVLGAVARAPEDAQPRQLGERLAMTAPNVSAALRELEAAHMVTRGKDPSDGRRVRIALTDHGRKTVAHSRRERDTWLGQAIEALLDEAEQQQLSAAGQLMERLAGYRPPAPPPGPPPALPPAS, encoded by the coding sequence ATGAAGGAGGAAGACATCGAACTCCTGCGTGCCCAGCTCAAGCTGCTGCAGCGGCGCCTGCGCGAGGAAGCCCTGCCGGTCACCGGACTCTCGCTCACCGCCGCGCGCGTCCTCGGAGCGGTCGCGCGGGCGCCGGAGGACGCTCAGCCGAGGCAGCTCGGCGAACGGCTGGCCATGACCGCCCCGAACGTGTCCGCGGCACTGCGCGAGCTGGAAGCCGCGCACATGGTCACCCGCGGCAAGGACCCGTCCGACGGCCGCAGGGTTCGCATCGCCCTGACCGATCACGGCCGGAAAACGGTCGCCCACAGCAGGCGCGAACGCGACACCTGGCTCGGCCAGGCGATCGAGGCCCTGCTCGACGAGGCCGAACAACAGCAGCTCAGCGCTGCGGGCCAGTTGATGGAACGCCTCGCCGGCTACCGGCCGCCCGCACCGCCGCCCGGGCCGCCGCCCGCCCTGCCGCCCGCCTCCTGA
- a CDS encoding response regulator transcription factor, which produces MDRDPRIVIAEDDPLLREGLASLLRAESIQVVATAGTPEGALEAIDEYRPDTAIFDVRMPPTHTDEGIRAAVEARRRHPGLAVLVLSAHVEQSFATELLSDGVGRVGYLLKERVGRVEEFLEALERVASGGTVIDPEVVVQLFTRAHRDTRLERLTPREREVLALMAEGLGNSAIAERLVITEGAVHKHIRSVFAKLDLSPADRVDRRVTAVLRYLEDTRSRSR; this is translated from the coding sequence GTGGACCGTGACCCGCGGATCGTGATCGCTGAGGACGACCCGCTGCTGCGCGAGGGCCTGGCCTCGCTTCTGCGTGCCGAGTCGATCCAGGTGGTGGCCACGGCAGGCACCCCCGAGGGGGCCCTGGAGGCCATCGACGAGTACCGACCGGACACCGCCATATTCGATGTTCGGATGCCGCCCACCCATACCGACGAGGGCATCCGCGCGGCAGTCGAGGCCCGGCGCCGCCACCCCGGCCTGGCGGTCCTGGTGCTTTCCGCACACGTGGAGCAGAGCTTCGCGACCGAACTGCTCTCCGATGGCGTCGGACGCGTGGGCTATCTCCTCAAGGAGCGGGTGGGCCGGGTCGAGGAGTTCCTGGAGGCCCTCGAGCGGGTGGCATCCGGCGGCACGGTGATCGACCCCGAGGTCGTCGTCCAGCTCTTCACCCGCGCCCACCGGGACACCCGTCTGGAACGGCTGACCCCGCGCGAGCGGGAGGTGCTCGCCCTCATGGCCGAGGGGCTGGGCAACAGCGCGATCGCGGAGCGGCTCGTCATCACCGAGGGCGCGGTCCACAAGCACATCCGCAGCGTCTTCGCCAAGCTCGACCTGTCGCCGGCCGACCGGGTGGACCGCCGGGTGACCGCGGTCCTCAGATACCTGGAGGACACTCGGTCGCGGTCGAGGTAG
- a CDS encoding cysteine hydrolase family protein, whose amino-acid sequence MPLSTIDPVCALIVVDLQKGVTKRPAMKPVLDNSVALAAEFRRSDLPVVLVTVDGGAPGRTDARQSGGAQRAPRPADWADLDPALDPRTGDIRITKQRWGAFTGTELHERLRQLTVTQVVITGVATSIGVESTARSAHELGYHVVLATDAMADRDPEAHRHSTERIFPRLGETATTADILTALRARPHA is encoded by the coding sequence ATGCCGTTGAGCACCATCGACCCCGTCTGCGCGCTGATCGTCGTCGACCTCCAAAAGGGGGTCACCAAACGCCCGGCAATGAAGCCTGTTCTGGACAACTCCGTCGCCCTTGCGGCCGAGTTCCGCCGAAGCGACCTGCCGGTCGTCCTGGTCACCGTCGACGGTGGCGCCCCCGGACGCACGGACGCCCGCCAGAGCGGCGGCGCGCAGCGGGCCCCGCGCCCGGCCGACTGGGCCGACCTCGACCCCGCACTGGACCCCAGGACCGGTGACATCCGCATCACCAAACAGCGCTGGGGCGCCTTCACCGGGACCGAACTCCACGAACGCCTGCGGCAGCTCACCGTCACCCAGGTCGTGATCACCGGAGTCGCGACCAGCATCGGCGTGGAGTCCACCGCCCGATCCGCCCACGAACTCGGCTACCACGTCGTGCTCGCCACCGACGCCATGGCCGACCGCGACCCGGAAGCCCACCGCCACAGCACCGAACGGATCTTCCCCCGCCTCGGCGAGACCGCCACCACGGCTGACATTCTCACCGCCCTGCGCGCCCGGCCCCACGCCTGA
- a CDS encoding CPBP family intramembrane glutamic endopeptidase, whose product MSRNQPRDGLRPLDRLRRRPLLSFFLLAYLLSWAAWTPYVLSRNGLGVWHFGFPAVGGSSQLTGVLPGAYLGPIASALLLTRLTQGRRGVRAWARRMTRFRVGWRWYVGVLLAVPTGLAVAGTALSDRGPSMPPPAVLAAYLPGLILQMITTGLAEEPGWREFAMPRAQERFGPLPATILVGVLWGAWHLPLFLTDWGGGPHVQLTRVAAFMATTICFSSVMTWVFNRSGESMPLVMLLHTGVNNFFSVAWSDMFPRLSEAAPTYAFLLASLAAALVLLITTRGRLGYRTPATGPASAPPDGSGAHRDLESLAERPRVPLNGRWAAESGGRREERPIRSGREARG is encoded by the coding sequence GTGAGCCGCAATCAGCCGCGCGACGGCCTCCGACCTCTCGACCGGCTCCGACGCCGCCCCCTGCTGAGCTTCTTCCTGCTGGCCTACCTGCTGAGTTGGGCGGCGTGGACGCCGTACGTGCTGTCCCGCAACGGTCTCGGCGTGTGGCACTTCGGCTTTCCCGCCGTCGGAGGCAGCAGTCAGCTCACCGGTGTGCTGCCCGGTGCCTACCTCGGGCCGATCGCCTCCGCCCTCCTGCTGACCCGGCTCACCCAAGGGCGCCGGGGCGTACGGGCCTGGGCCCGGCGGATGACCAGGTTCCGGGTCGGCTGGCGCTGGTACGTCGGGGTGCTCCTCGCCGTGCCCACCGGGCTGGCCGTCGCCGGGACCGCGCTGAGCGACCGGGGACCCTCGATGCCGCCCCCCGCCGTGCTCGCGGCATACCTGCCCGGGCTGATCCTGCAGATGATCACCACGGGGCTCGCCGAGGAGCCCGGCTGGCGGGAGTTCGCCATGCCCCGCGCCCAGGAACGGTTCGGCCCCCTGCCCGCCACCATCCTGGTCGGCGTTCTGTGGGGCGCCTGGCACCTGCCGTTGTTCCTCACCGACTGGGGCGGTGGCCCGCATGTACAGCTCACCCGGGTGGCGGCCTTCATGGCCACGACGATCTGCTTCAGCTCTGTGATGACCTGGGTGTTCAACCGCTCCGGCGAGAGCATGCCGCTGGTGATGCTCCTCCACACCGGCGTCAACAACTTCTTCTCCGTCGCCTGGTCGGACATGTTCCCGCGGCTCTCCGAGGCCGCCCCCACCTACGCCTTCCTCCTCGCCTCGCTGGCCGCCGCCCTCGTCCTCCTCATCACCACCCGAGGCCGCCTCGGCTACCGGACGCCCGCAACCGGGCCGGCGTCGGCTCCCCCCGACGGGTCCGGTGCCCACCGGGATCTGGAATCCCTGGCGGAGCGGCCTCGCGTCCCTCTCAACGGCCGTTGGGCAGCAGAGTCCGGAGGACGCCGGGAAGAGAGGCCGATCCGTTCCGGCCGAGAAGCGCGAGGTTGA
- a CDS encoding sensor histidine kinase, with amino-acid sequence MSSGTSQRATGVPESKEAATAALRAAWHAIGELAGGLGTALPALALFLLLLCTAVLSLAGVGLLLVPPALSALHALAGRERRRLARRGRDIVAPDPPPTHPRAAALLHRTTRRELCWLVQHASAGLLLALLGVCLPILAVRDTAFPLYWRLLPNGSTATSLGFGTARTWPEAIAVALLGVSWIAIVLGLAPRLARLQAAPARRLLAADPTTDVSARIAELTASRAAALDAHATELRRIERALHDGSQNRLISVAVLLGTARRRLARGPHPADDELVDILLRAQSATEDALADLRSVVRGILPPVLETRGLAGALSGLAADCAVPCLTDVDVRVRCAASVEATAYFAVAEALTNITKHSAARRATVTARVDGGDLHLVITDDGRGGAVEDGGSGLAGIRRRVEAHDGTLRVASPAGGPTTLEVLLPCGP; translated from the coding sequence ATGAGCAGCGGGACGTCGCAGCGGGCCACCGGCGTACCGGAGTCGAAGGAAGCCGCCACCGCGGCGCTCAGGGCCGCCTGGCACGCGATCGGCGAACTGGCGGGCGGACTCGGCACCGCGCTTCCGGCACTCGCGCTCTTCCTGCTGCTGCTCTGCACGGCCGTTCTGTCGCTGGCCGGGGTCGGTCTGCTGCTGGTGCCCCCCGCGCTGAGTGCCCTGCACGCCCTTGCCGGGCGCGAACGCCGCCGACTCGCCCGCCGGGGCCGCGACATCGTCGCTCCGGACCCGCCGCCCACGCATCCTCGTGCGGCGGCGCTGCTCCACCGCACCACCCGGCGCGAGCTGTGCTGGCTGGTCCAGCACGCCTCGGCGGGGCTGCTGCTGGCGCTGCTGGGTGTCTGCCTGCCGATCCTGGCGGTGCGCGACACGGCGTTCCCGCTCTACTGGCGGCTCCTCCCGAACGGCAGCACGGCCACGTCCCTGGGCTTCGGCACCGCGCGCACCTGGCCGGAGGCGATCGCGGTGGCTCTTCTCGGGGTGAGCTGGATCGCCATCGTCCTGGGGCTCGCCCCCAGGCTGGCGCGCCTGCAGGCGGCGCCCGCCCGCCGTCTTCTCGCCGCCGATCCCACGACGGACGTCTCGGCCAGGATCGCCGAGCTGACCGCCAGTCGTGCCGCCGCCCTGGACGCCCACGCCACTGAACTGCGCCGTATCGAGCGCGCCCTGCACGACGGCAGTCAGAACCGGTTGATCTCGGTCGCCGTGCTGCTCGGCACCGCCCGTCGCCGGCTGGCCCGCGGACCGCATCCGGCGGACGACGAGCTGGTCGACATCCTCCTGCGGGCCCAGTCCGCCACCGAGGACGCGCTCGCCGACCTGCGCAGCGTCGTGCGCGGCATCCTGCCCCCGGTGCTGGAGACCCGGGGCCTCGCCGGGGCGCTGTCCGGACTGGCCGCCGACTGCGCGGTGCCCTGCCTGACGGATGTCGATGTGCGCGTCCGGTGCGCCGCTTCCGTCGAAGCGACCGCGTACTTCGCGGTGGCCGAGGCCCTGACGAACATCACCAAGCACAGCGCTGCCCGCCGGGCCACCGTGACGGCGCGGGTCGACGGCGGAGACCTCCACCTCGTCATCACCGACGACGGCCGGGGCGGAGCCGTCGAGGACGGCGGCTCGGGTCTCGCCGGCATTCGCCGCCGGGTGGAGGCGCACGACGGAACCCTTCGCGTGGCCAGCCCCGCCGGCGGCCCGACAACCCTTGAGGTGCTGCTGCCCTGTGGACCGTGA